The following are encoded together in the Roseovarius sp. EL26 genome:
- a CDS encoding DsbA family protein — protein sequence MKRLSLVGTVAVAAIAAGAWWTNSTPVATPDMPYGAVNAQESSDAAEIDTSSIVEMTLGAEDAPVTIIEYASFTCPHCASFHKSAFKQLKSDFIDTGKVKFIYRDVYFDRFGLWASMVARCGGQERFFGISDMLYNQQKDWLAGGKDPVEIADNLRRIGKIAGLEEEQLDVCLNDNEKAKTLVAWYQEHAEADQISGTPTLIIDGKKHSNMSYDDLKALIDGKLES from the coding sequence ATGAAACGATTGTCTCTTGTCGGAACAGTGGCCGTTGCAGCCATCGCTGCCGGTGCCTGGTGGACGAACTCCACCCCGGTTGCGACACCGGACATGCCATATGGCGCGGTAAACGCCCAAGAAAGCAGCGATGCCGCTGAAATTGATACCTCATCAATCGTTGAAATGACATTGGGCGCAGAAGACGCTCCAGTAACGATTATCGAATATGCCTCATTCACCTGTCCGCATTGTGCCAGCTTCCACAAAAGCGCGTTCAAACAGTTGAAATCGGACTTTATCGATACTGGTAAGGTCAAATTCATCTACCGCGATGTGTATTTTGATCGCTTCGGCCTGTGGGCGTCCATGGTCGCGCGTTGTGGCGGACAAGAACGGTTCTTTGGCATTTCGGATATGCTGTATAATCAGCAAAAAGACTGGCTGGCTGGTGGCAAAGACCCAGTTGAAATTGCCGATAACCTGCGTCGGATTGGCAAAATCGCTGGATTAGAAGAAGAGCAGCTGGATGTCTGCCTGAATGACAATGAGAAGGCTAAAACGCTTGTGGCTTGGTATCAGGAACATGCAGAGGCTGATCAAATCAGCGGCACGCCTACCTTGATCATCGATGGCAAGAAGCACAGCAATATGAGCTATGATGACCTCAAGGCGCTGATCGACGGCAAACTTGAGTCGTAA
- a CDS encoding DUF721 domain-containing protein, producing the protein MPSKRPGFTGFKRTSQLLQRPIRQASESRGFAVSRVLTHWAEIVGSEIATMGRPVEVSYGRQGMGATLSVLTNGALAPLLEMQKEIIRERVNAVYGYNAIARVRVTQTAASGFSDGKVEFLHQAPAKKPPSEQAVKVARDKASELTLPVGDSTLREALEILGQNVLSKNK; encoded by the coding sequence ATGCCCAGTAAGCGGCCCGGTTTCACGGGCTTTAAACGCACCTCGCAGCTTTTGCAGCGACCGATCCGGCAAGCGTCGGAATCGCGCGGCTTTGCTGTGTCACGGGTGCTGACGCATTGGGCTGAAATTGTCGGCTCTGAAATTGCCACAATGGGCCGCCCGGTCGAGGTATCCTATGGTCGTCAAGGCATGGGGGCAACACTTAGTGTGCTGACTAACGGTGCGTTGGCCCCCCTACTTGAGATGCAAAAAGAAATTATCCGCGAGCGGGTCAACGCGGTTTACGGCTATAATGCTATCGCACGGGTGCGTGTAACTCAGACGGCAGCATCAGGATTTAGCGACGGCAAGGTGGAATTTCTTCATCAAGCTCCAGCCAAAAAACCGCCCTCAGAGCAGGCGGTCAAAGTGGCCCGCGACAAAGCGTCAGAATTGACGTTGCCGGTCGGGGATAGCACTTTGCGGGAAGCGCTCGAAATTTTGGGACAGAATGTTCTGTCCAAAAACAAATAA
- the mutY gene encoding A/G-specific adenine glycosylase: MRDTQQAADLLDWYDRHARTLPWRVSPADRTAGVVPDPYRIWLSEIMLQQTTVAAVKKYYERFTFLWPNVADLAAADDADVMGEWAGLGYYARARNLLKCARTIAQDYGGTFPDTHKELLKLPGIGPYTASAISSIAFDRAETVVDGNVERVISRVYNIRTPLPASKPEITETAKKLTPKQRPGDYAQAIMDLGATICTPKSPACGICPWQTSCQARTLGTQAELPFKSRKAPKPTRLGIAYVVQRSDGALLLERRPNRGLLGGMLGWPGSDWNDAPTDTPPMDADWYILPEEARHTFTHFHLRLQVRIARVNHDQIPDRGNFVEVDAFAPSKLPSVMQKVFKLARDAIDPIT, translated from the coding sequence ATGCGTGACACGCAACAAGCCGCCGATTTACTGGACTGGTATGATCGCCATGCCCGTACCCTGCCGTGGCGGGTTAGCCCAGCGGATCGGACAGCAGGAGTTGTGCCCGACCCTTATCGCATCTGGCTGTCTGAAATCATGCTTCAACAAACCACCGTTGCCGCCGTAAAAAAATATTACGAACGCTTTACTTTCCTTTGGCCAAATGTGGCTGATCTTGCGGCAGCGGATGATGCTGACGTCATGGGGGAATGGGCCGGTCTGGGGTATTATGCTCGGGCGCGCAACCTGTTGAAATGCGCCCGCACCATTGCACAAGATTATGGCGGGACGTTTCCTGACACCCACAAAGAGCTGCTAAAATTACCCGGCATCGGGCCTTATACGGCCTCGGCCATTTCATCGATTGCCTTTGACCGCGCAGAGACTGTTGTAGATGGCAATGTAGAGCGGGTGATTTCGCGGGTGTATAACATTCGCACACCATTGCCCGCCTCTAAGCCGGAAATTACCGAAACCGCTAAAAAGCTGACGCCCAAGCAACGTCCCGGTGATTATGCGCAAGCAATAATGGATTTAGGCGCTACGATCTGCACGCCCAAATCCCCGGCTTGTGGTATCTGCCCATGGCAAACCTCCTGTCAGGCGCGAACCTTAGGCACGCAGGCCGAATTGCCATTCAAATCCCGCAAAGCCCCCAAGCCCACACGCCTTGGCATCGCTTATGTCGTGCAGAGATCCGATGGTGCGCTTTTGCTAGAACGGCGCCCTAACAGGGGATTGTTAGGTGGAATGCTGGGATGGCCCGGCAGCGATTGGAACGATGCACCTACAGACACACCCCCAATGGATGCCGACTGGTACATTCTGCCCGAAGAGGCACGACATACCTTCACACATTTTCATCTGCGCCTCCAAGTTAGGATAGCCCGCGTTAACCACGATCAGATCCCAGATCGTGGCAATTTTGTTGAGGTTGACGCATTTGCACCGTCAAAACTCCCCAGCGTAATGCAAAAGGTTTTCAAGCTTGCACGTGACGCGATCGACCCTATCACTTAG
- a CDS encoding alkane 1-monooxygenase, with protein sequence MITQDQFARLRSAIPFWMSLLFVPMVMFGAYKGGWALWVLPLFAWYFFALLDAFLGLNLDNANPNWGDEHINWYRLVTVIWAPLQFVLLFGMIWYASHTSHLSVCEKFGLFFGVGVITGTVGINYSHELMHQKNRNERFLGDFLLSMVLYSHFRSEHLLVHHRHVGTPRDPVTARYNEGFHRFFPRVLKQCWISAFNAEKAMLARKGNEWVDLSNPFFKYWSLQGVMILLAILLGGWIGLILFIWQAFVAVWQLELVNYIEHYGLTRKHLGDGKYEHVKPRHSWNAAHKGSNWLLINLQRHSDHHYKPDRRFPLLQNYDASEAPQLPFGYPVMTVAAMVPPLWRRVMNKRVRRWRKMYYPEITDWKPYNKAQNPVRISS encoded by the coding sequence ATGATCACGCAAGATCAGTTTGCCAGACTAAGAAGTGCAATCCCGTTTTGGATGTCATTACTCTTTGTTCCGATGGTAATGTTTGGTGCATACAAAGGGGGATGGGCACTTTGGGTTTTACCATTGTTTGCCTGGTATTTTTTTGCACTTCTTGATGCTTTTCTCGGACTCAACCTCGACAACGCTAATCCAAATTGGGGTGATGAGCATATAAACTGGTATCGGTTGGTCACAGTAATCTGGGCTCCGCTTCAGTTTGTTCTATTGTTTGGCATGATCTGGTATGCCAGCCATACATCACATCTGTCTGTCTGTGAGAAGTTTGGCCTCTTTTTTGGGGTCGGCGTGATTACTGGCACTGTCGGCATCAACTACAGTCATGAATTGATGCACCAAAAGAACCGCAACGAACGCTTTTTGGGCGATTTTCTTTTATCCATGGTGCTTTATTCACATTTTCGGTCTGAACATTTGCTGGTGCACCACCGCCATGTTGGCACTCCGCGTGACCCAGTTACAGCGCGCTACAACGAAGGGTTTCACCGCTTTTTCCCGCGTGTGCTTAAACAATGCTGGATCTCTGCTTTTAATGCAGAAAAAGCAATGCTGGCCCGCAAGGGAAACGAATGGGTTGACCTGTCGAACCCGTTTTTTAAATACTGGAGCTTGCAAGGGGTAATGATACTGCTGGCCATTCTTCTTGGCGGCTGGATTGGTCTGATATTGTTTATCTGGCAAGCGTTTGTCGCCGTCTGGCAGTTGGAGTTGGTGAATTATATCGAACATTACGGCCTGACGCGTAAACATCTGGGTGATGGGAAATATGAACACGTCAAACCGCGCCACAGCTGGAATGCGGCACACAAAGGGTCAAACTGGTTATTGATCAATCTGCAACGCCATTCTGATCATCATTACAAACCCGACCGACGATTTCCACTGTTGCAAAACTATGATGCCAGCGAGGCCCCACAGTTGCCTTTCGGTTACCCAGTGATGACCGTTGCAGCGATGGTGCCACCCCTATGGCGGCGGGTCATGAACAAACGGGTTCGCCGCTGGCGCAAAATGTATTACCCAGAAATCACCGACTGGAAACCTTACAACAAGGCTCAAAACCCTGTCCGCATCTCGTCATGA
- a CDS encoding ABC transporter substrate-binding protein encodes MITPKNNTTRRNVLKTLAGGAAGAAALPLWSRYAQAQASEPIKIGFQVHRTGIGAAYGRWYDRTTMAAVDLINEQGGINGRPVEIVTEDDGTDPKRGAEVVEKFTNQHGCDVGFGTLFSHVVIGSSPRAGELKLPYFVVSEGHHVASGMLNRYTLQPGITDVKSQVQAMAPFVAENLGKKVTMVFPDFAFGHDHRDFFTQAIEAQGGEVLAHIAIPPSETSFTKYFPKIPRETEVLYHVMVGPAVLTFVKELGEFFGPSRPEMFGFIDSLEAVDISSPGLEYLEGTYFWEGNPRHTQDDQSEHDQFYRAAVGVDDRGASISDPSDVSTYAHMFGCWETLHVIKAGMETAGYQSHADRAALIEAVEAMTDMPLSQAHPQGAKLFNGKTHQVFGHQYISKVTDGKLVKVHTTSIEDTLYPDEVDYTTQSF; translated from the coding sequence ATGATCACCCCTAAAAACAACACAACCCGTCGCAATGTTCTGAAAACGCTCGCCGGTGGCGCAGCCGGGGCTGCCGCCCTACCGCTCTGGTCACGTTACGCGCAGGCGCAGGCGTCTGAGCCGATCAAAATCGGCTTTCAGGTTCATCGCACCGGAATCGGGGCGGCTTATGGGCGCTGGTATGACCGCACCACTATGGCCGCGGTCGATCTGATTAATGAGCAAGGTGGCATTAATGGCCGCCCGGTTGAAATCGTGACTGAGGATGACGGCACCGACCCCAAGCGCGGTGCTGAAGTGGTTGAAAAATTCACCAATCAGCATGGTTGTGATGTCGGCTTCGGGACGTTGTTTTCTCATGTTGTGATCGGCTCGTCCCCACGTGCGGGTGAGCTAAAGCTGCCTTATTTTGTGGTCTCCGAGGGGCATCACGTTGCCTCAGGCATGCTCAACCGTTACACTTTGCAGCCCGGCATTACGGACGTAAAAAGCCAAGTGCAGGCGATGGCCCCCTTTGTGGCTGAAAATCTTGGTAAAAAGGTCACGATGGTGTTCCCTGATTTTGCCTTTGGTCATGATCACCGTGATTTCTTTACTCAAGCGATTGAGGCGCAAGGTGGTGAGGTACTGGCCCATATTGCCATTCCTCCGTCAGAGACGTCTTTCACCAAGTATTTCCCGAAAATTCCTCGCGAAACCGAAGTTTTATACCACGTGATGGTCGGCCCCGCAGTTTTGACTTTTGTCAAAGAACTAGGTGAGTTTTTTGGTCCTTCTCGCCCCGAAATGTTCGGCTTTATCGACAGCCTTGAGGCGGTTGATATCTCCAGCCCGGGTCTGGAATACCTTGAAGGCACCTATTTCTGGGAGGGCAATCCTCGCCACACACAGGATGATCAATCAGAGCATGACCAGTTCTACCGCGCCGCAGTGGGTGTTGATGATCGCGGCGCATCGATCAGCGACCCGTCGGATGTATCCACTTACGCCCACATGTTCGGCTGCTGGGAAACCCTGCATGTGATCAAAGCTGGGATGGAGACCGCAGGCTATCAATCCCACGCCGACCGCGCGGCCCTGATCGAAGCGGTTGAGGCTATGACCGACATGCCGCTCAGCCAAGCACACCCGCAAGGTGCCAAGCTGTTCAACGGCAAAACCCACCAGGTCTTTGGCCATCAGTACATTTCAAAAGTCACTGACGGAAAACTGGTCAAAGTCCACACCACATCAATCGAGGATACGCTTTATCCAGATGAGGTGGACTACACCACGCAAAGCTTCTGA
- a CDS encoding DctP family TRAP transporter solute-binding subunit gives MKFVTAAVAATIALSATTISANAACDDGELVIKFSHVTNTDRHPKGIAASLLEQRVNDEMNGTACMEVFPNSTLYDDNKVLEALLQGDVQLAAPSLSKFEAFTKKFRLFDLPFMFESVDAVNAFQGSDAGQELKDSMQRRGLQGLAFWHNGMKQMSANVPLIAPTDANGLRFRVQSSDVLVAQMEAIGGSPQKMAFSEVYGALQQKVVDGQENTWSNIYGKKFFEVQDGVTETNHGILDYLVVASTEWLDGLEPDVRDQFLTILSEVTETRNAESFDVNQKARQAIIDAGGEIRELTDEQRAIWVETMKPVWDKFADDVGQENIDAAQAINDSL, from the coding sequence ATGAAATTTGTTACCGCCGCCGTGGCCGCGACTATCGCGCTCAGCGCCACAACCATTTCCGCAAATGCCGCATGTGACGATGGTGAACTTGTCATCAAATTCAGCCATGTCACCAACACTGACCGCCATCCCAAAGGTATCGCAGCATCGTTGTTGGAGCAGCGCGTTAATGACGAGATGAACGGCACCGCCTGTATGGAAGTGTTTCCAAACTCGACGCTTTATGATGACAACAAGGTGCTAGAGGCATTGCTGCAAGGTGACGTTCAACTGGCTGCGCCATCGTTGTCGAAATTCGAAGCTTTCACCAAGAAATTCCGCCTGTTCGATCTGCCCTTCATGTTCGAAAGCGTTGATGCGGTGAATGCATTTCAAGGCTCTGACGCTGGTCAAGAACTCAAAGACAGCATGCAACGTCGAGGCCTGCAGGGGTTGGCATTCTGGCACAATGGCATGAAACAAATGTCGGCGAATGTGCCATTGATCGCACCCACAGATGCCAACGGTTTGCGCTTCCGGGTCCAGAGCTCTGACGTTCTGGTCGCTCAAATGGAGGCCATCGGCGGTAGCCCGCAAAAAATGGCCTTTTCCGAAGTTTACGGCGCCCTGCAACAGAAAGTTGTCGATGGGCAGGAAAACACTTGGTCGAACATATACGGCAAAAAGTTCTTTGAAGTTCAGGACGGTGTGACCGAAACAAACCACGGCATTCTTGATTATCTGGTTGTCGCTTCAACGGAGTGGCTAGACGGTCTTGAACCAGATGTACGTGATCAATTCCTGACCATTCTATCCGAGGTCACAGAGACACGGAACGCGGAATCATTTGACGTGAATCAAAAAGCCCGTCAGGCGATCATCGATGCCGGTGGTGAAATCCGGGAACTTACCGATGAACAACGCGCGATATGGGTAGAAACCATGAAGCCGGTTTGGGACAAATTCGCCGATGATGTTGGTCAAGAGAACATCGACGCGGCACAGGCGATCAACGACAGCCTGTAA
- a CDS encoding TRAP transporter small permease: MHPKSRQSFTDRIEENLIAALLGTMTLITFANVVARKGFNSNILWGLELTVFLFGWLVLLGASYAVKKSAHLGVDALINIVSQTTRRILALISVTVCIVFALLLLKGAWDYWANFANLPATEGRWFPLGFEDKFLAKGWYEVDDIPHPTFLKWMENAFNEGEAYSKLPRMIPYLVLPMSMALLLFRFIQAGIAIWTGMIDRIVASHEVEDELEEAHDQIRENT; this comes from the coding sequence ATGCATCCAAAATCAAGACAAAGCTTTACCGATCGGATCGAGGAAAACCTAATCGCCGCCTTATTGGGGACGATGACATTGATCACATTCGCCAATGTTGTGGCCCGCAAAGGTTTCAATTCCAACATCCTTTGGGGGCTGGAATTAACGGTGTTTCTGTTCGGATGGCTGGTGCTTTTGGGCGCGTCTTATGCAGTCAAGAAAAGCGCGCATTTAGGCGTGGACGCCCTAATCAATATCGTCTCGCAGACAACACGCCGGATACTTGCGCTGATCTCCGTCACCGTTTGCATTGTGTTTGCACTACTCTTGTTGAAAGGGGCCTGGGATTACTGGGCCAATTTTGCCAATCTTCCCGCGACTGAAGGGCGCTGGTTTCCTCTGGGTTTTGAGGACAAGTTTTTGGCCAAAGGCTGGTATGAAGTCGACGACATCCCGCACCCCACCTTTCTGAAATGGATGGAAAATGCATTCAACGAGGGCGAAGCCTATTCCAAACTGCCCAGAATGATCCCCTATCTGGTTTTGCCTATGTCGATGGCGCTTTTGCTATTTCGGTTTATTCAAGCTGGCATTGCCATTTGGACTGGCATGATTGACCGGATTGTTGCCAGCCACGAGGTTGAGGATGAGCTTGAAGAGGCTCACGACCAAATCAGGGAAAACACCTGA
- a CDS encoding TRAP transporter large permease, with amino-acid sequence MSVVLLFVMVIALLMIGVPIAVSLGMSSVLFLLWFSDTSLASVAQTLFEAFEGHYTLLAIPFFILASSFMSTGGVAQRIIRFSIACVGHLRGGLAIAGVFACMLFAALSGSSPATVVAIGSIVIAAMRQAGYSKEFAAGVICNAGTLGILIPPSIVMVVYAAAVEVSVGRMFLAGVIPGILAGLMLMIAIYIMARVKGMPKGDWLGWGEIWASFRDAAWGLLLIVIIMVGIYGIPGVTGAFFTPTEAAAVASVYAFFVACFIYRDMGPLAASQDGQKLNLLSKPIALVTAFFHADTRRTLFEAGKLTVTLMFVIANALILKHVLTEEQIPQHVANAMLSAGFGPVMFLIVVNVILLIGGQFMEPSGLLVIVAPLVFPIAIELGIDPIHLGIIMVVNMEIGMITPPVGLNLFVTSGVAGMPMMSVVRAALPFLAVLFVFLIMVTYIPWISTALPNSIMGPEIITK; translated from the coding sequence ATGTCCGTCGTGCTATTGTTCGTCATGGTGATCGCCCTACTGATGATCGGGGTTCCGATAGCGGTATCTTTGGGCATGTCATCAGTCCTGTTTTTGCTTTGGTTTTCAGACACCTCTCTGGCCTCAGTCGCACAAACATTGTTCGAAGCCTTTGAGGGCCATTACACGCTGCTGGCCATACCGTTTTTCATCCTCGCGTCCAGCTTCATGTCAACCGGCGGCGTGGCCCAACGAATAATTCGGTTTTCCATCGCCTGCGTTGGGCACTTGCGCGGGGGCTTGGCCATCGCAGGTGTTTTTGCTTGTATGCTGTTCGCCGCTTTATCCGGATCATCACCCGCCACAGTGGTTGCTATCGGATCAATTGTAATCGCCGCCATGCGACAGGCGGGATATTCCAAAGAGTTCGCTGCAGGCGTGATCTGCAATGCTGGCACATTGGGCATTCTGATCCCACCGTCGATTGTCATGGTCGTTTACGCGGCAGCTGTAGAGGTTTCTGTCGGCAGGATGTTTTTAGCCGGCGTCATCCCCGGAATTCTTGCAGGCCTCATGCTGATGATCGCCATTTATATCATGGCCCGCGTGAAAGGCATGCCCAAAGGCGACTGGTTAGGTTGGGGAGAGATATGGGCGTCGTTTCGTGACGCGGCATGGGGCTTGTTGCTGATTGTCATCATTATGGTCGGAATTTACGGCATTCCAGGCGTAACAGGGGCCTTCTTTACCCCAACTGAGGCGGCCGCAGTCGCATCTGTCTATGCCTTCTTTGTCGCATGCTTCATCTACCGCGATATGGGCCCCTTGGCCGCGTCACAAGACGGGCAAAAGCTTAACCTGCTTAGCAAACCCATCGCACTTGTCACCGCATTTTTTCACGCAGACACGCGCCGGACACTATTTGAAGCTGGAAAACTCACCGTCACGTTGATGTTTGTGATCGCCAATGCGCTGATCCTGAAACATGTCCTGACCGAGGAACAAATTCCACAACATGTGGCCAATGCAATGTTATCCGCCGGGTTTGGGCCGGTCATGTTCCTGATTGTAGTCAACGTTATCCTGTTGATCGGTGGTCAATTTATGGAACCTTCAGGTCTTTTAGTGATCGTCGCGCCCCTTGTGTTCCCCATCGCGATCGAACTGGGTATTGATCCCATTCATCTGGGTATAATCATGGTCGTGAACATGGAAATCGGGATGATCACGCCGCCTGTTGGTCTGAACCTTTTTGTCACGTCTGGGGTGGCAGGTATGCCAATGATGTCGGTTGTGCGGGCCGCCCTGCCATTTTTGGCTGTACTGTTCGTGTTCCTGATCATGGTGACATACATTCCATGGATATCGACA